Within the Streptomyces sp. R41 genome, the region GGCGGAGCCGGTGAAGAGCGCTCCGCGGTCGGTGGCCGCGTAGATCTGGACCGGCAGCGGGGTCCAGTCCGGCGGGTAGAGCATCATGGTGGCGCTCAACTCGCCCATGGACAGGGCGAAGCAGAGCCCCGCGGCGGCGGTCAGCGACGGCAGCAGCAGGGGCAGCCGCACCCGCCACAGCACGTACGAGGGCCGGGCGCCGAGCGAGGCCGCGGCCTGTTCGTACGCCGGGTCGAGTCGGACGATGGCAGCCGACACCGACTGGTAGGCGAACGCCGTGACAAGAACGGTGTGCGCGAGGACGACGATCCACCGGGTGCCGTTGAGCAGCATCGGCGGCTTGGAGAAGGCGACCAGGATCGCAAGGCCCACGACGACCGAGGGCACGGCGACCGGCAGCATGAACAGGGTGTCCAGGACGCGCCTGCCCCGCTTCCCGAGCCCGTGCGCGGCGAGCGCCGCCCAGGTGCCGACGAGCAGCGCGAGCAGGCTCGCGGTGACCGCCGTGACCAGGCTGGTGGTCAGTGCCTGGAGTGATTCGCCGCGGGTGGCGGCCGTGTAGTGCCCGGTGGTGAAGCCGGACGGGAACGCGCTCGACCAGTTCGTGGCGAACGACGCGGCGAGGACGACGAGCAGCGGCAGGGCGAACAGGGGCAGGAAGAGTACGAAGAAGACGGCCCAGGTGGCCCACTTCCCCTTGCGGCTATGCACCAACACGGCGGCTCACCACCCGGTAGAGGCCGTAGAGCCCCACGGAAATAAGGACGTTGACGACGGCGACCACGCACGCGCCCGGATAGTCGGACTCCAGGATCGCCTTGCTGTAGACGAGCATCGGCAGGGTGGTGACCCCCTTGGCCCCGGTGAACAGCACGATCCCGAACTCGTTGAGGCACAGGACCAGTACGAGGCTGCCGCCGGCCGCGAGCGCGGGCAGCGCCTCGGGCAGGATCACCTGCCGCACGATCCGAGCGGGCCGCGCCCCGAGGGAGGACGCCACTTCCAACTGCGCGGTGTCGATCTGCGAGAAGGCGGCCAGCAGCGGCCGCATCACGAACGGGGTGAAGTACGTGACCTCGGCGAGCAGCACACCCCACGGGGTGGTGAGGAACTGGAACGGCCCTTCCGCAGCCCCGGTCGCGTCCGTCCACAGCCCGTTCGCCATGCCCACGGTGCCGTAGATGAACAGCAGCGCCAGCGTGATGAGGAAGGAAGGGAAGGAGAGGAACACGTCGATGAACCTGGCCACCGCCTTCCCCCCGGGAAACGGCACGAACGCGATGACCAGGGCCAGCACGAACCCGAGCACGAGACACCCGACGGTCGCCCCCACCGCCAGCCACACGGTGGTCCCGAGCGCCTCCCGAAACGCGGCAGAGGCGAACACGTCACCGTAGGCCTGCGCGGACGTGCCACCCGTGTCCGGCTGAAAGGACTGCTGGACGACGAGGGCGAGGGGGTAGAGGAAGACGAGCGAGAGGACGGCGACGGGGGGCAGGGCCCACAGCAAGTTGGACGTCAAGCGCTGTGGGCAATCGTTCCGCAGGGCGGTGGGGGTCCCCCCGCTCGAGCGAAGCCGAGAGTGAGGGAGGGTGGGCACAGCCACCGCCGCCGGGTCACTTGCCATCAGAGGTTCACTGGGCCTACCCATCAGTCACCCCCGCGGCCAGCAACACCGCGTCCTCGGGCGCGAAGTGCAACTCCACCGACTCCCCCAACGCCGGAGGCGTACGCAGCTCTCGAAGGTCCGCCATCACCCGGTGGCCCCCCACATCGACGTACAGCCGATGCGTGGCCCCCCGCCACTGAATCTCACTCACGGTCCCGACGAACTGGTTGGGCCCGGCCCCCAGCCCGACATGATGGGGCCGCACACACAAGGTCGCCGAGGCGCCCGGCGCCGCACCCCCCGTATCGACCTCGAGGTCGCCCCCGGCGAAGGAGACGGCCCCCGCCTGCACGGTCACGGGCAACAGGTTGGCGTTCCCCACGAAGGACGCCGTGAACTCGGTCCGAGGCGCCCGGTACAGCTCCCGCGGAGTCCCACAGTCCCGCAACCGCGCCCGGTCCATGACAGCGATCCGATCCGCCAGGGTCAGCGCCTCGACCTGATCATGGGTGACGTACAGGATGGACACATCCGGCAACTCCCGGTGCAGCCGGGCCAGTTCGGCAAGCATCCCGGACCGCAACTGCGCGTCGAGCGCGGACAGCGGCTCGTCGAGGAGCAGCACACCGGGCCGGACGGCAAGCGCCCGCGCGATGGCGACGCGCTGCTGCTGCCCACCGGACAGCTCACGCGGATACCGCCGGGCGTAGGCGGCCATCCCGGTCATCTCCAGCGCCTCGGCGACCCGCCCGCGGATCTCGCCCTTGGCCACCTTGCGCGCCCTGAGCCCGAAGGCGACGTTGTCCTCGACGCGCATGTGCGGGAAGAGCGCGTACTGCTGCACCACCATGCCGATCCCGCGCCGGTACGGCGGCAGATCGGTCACGTCACGGTCGCCGATGAACACCCGCCCGGAG harbors:
- a CDS encoding ABC transporter ATP-binding protein encodes the protein MSGGIRFDRVSVAYGGNTVLDSLDLTVEPGEVMALLGPSGSGKTTALRAVAGFVRPVSGRVFIGDRDVTDLPPYRRGIGMVVQQYALFPHMRVEDNVAFGLRARKVAKGEIRGRVAEALEMTGMAAYARRYPRELSGGQQQRVAIARALAVRPGVLLLDEPLSALDAQLRSGMLAELARLHRELPDVSILYVTHDQVEALTLADRIAVMDRARLRDCGTPRELYRAPRTEFTASFVGNANLLPVTVQAGAVSFAGGDLEVDTGGAAPGASATLCVRPHHVGLGAGPNQFVGTVSEIQWRGATHRLYVDVGGHRVMADLRELRTPPALGESVELHFAPEDAVLLAAGVTDG
- a CDS encoding 2-aminoethylphosphonate ABC transporter permease subunit, whose translation is MPTLPHSRLRSSGGTPTALRNDCPQRLTSNLLWALPPVAVLSLVFLYPLALVVQQSFQPDTGGTSAQAYGDVFASAAFREALGTTVWLAVGATVGCLVLGFVLALVIAFVPFPGGKAVARFIDVFLSFPSFLITLALLFIYGTVGMANGLWTDATGAAEGPFQFLTTPWGVLLAEVTYFTPFVMRPLLAAFSQIDTAQLEVASSLGARPARIVRQVILPEALPALAAGGSLVLVLCLNEFGIVLFTGAKGVTTLPMLVYSKAILESDYPGACVVAVVNVLISVGLYGLYRVVSRRVGA
- a CDS encoding ABC transporter permease, which codes for MLVHSRKGKWATWAVFFVLFLPLFALPLLVVLAASFATNWSSAFPSGFTTGHYTAATRGESLQALTTSLVTAVTASLLALLVGTWAALAAHGLGKRGRRVLDTLFMLPVAVPSVVVGLAILVAFSKPPMLLNGTRWIVVLAHTVLVTAFAYQSVSAAIVRLDPAYEQAAASLGARPSYVLWRVRLPLLLPSLTAAAGLCFALSMGELSATMMLYPPDWTPLPVQIYAATDRGALFTGSALAVVLMTATVVVLFAVSRIRTKASYR